From Petrotoga sibirica DSM 13575:
TCAGAATAGCCTATTGCACTAACATAATTAATTAACGCATCCACCCACACATATACCACATGTTTAGGATCGCTCTTTAAAGGGATCCCCCAATTGAATGTAGTCCTTGTTATACTAAGATCTTTTAACCCATTATTCAAAATTTGTAGCATCTCATTTTTTCTAAACGAAGGTTCAACGAAATCCGGATTATTTTGATAATATTTCAACAACGGTTTGGTATATTTAGAAAGTTTAAAAAAGTAATTCTCTTCCTCCACCCATTTCAATTCTCTATTACATTCAGGACAAAGCTTAACGCCATCTTGAGTGATTATCTCAGATTCATCCCAAAAGGATTCATCGTGTATGCAATACCAGCCGGCGTATTTATCTTTGTACACATCTCCATTCTCCATCATCTTATCAACGAACATCTGAACGGTTTGTACATGATAATCATCGGTTGTTCTTACAAAATGATTGTAACTAATCCCCATTTCATCCCATAAATCTTTAAACTTTGAAGAAAGCGAATCAACATAATCCTGTGGAGGTATATTCTTCTCTTTAGCGGCTTGTAAAACCTTTTGTCCATGCTCATCCGTTCCCGTTAAAAAGAAAACGTCGTACCCCATCATTCTCTTAAATCTTGCTATTATATCTGCAACAATCGTAGTATATGCCGAACCAATATGTGGTTCACTGTTAACGTAGTAAATCGGTGTAGTGACGTAAAACTTATCCATTAATGGCACCTCCATAACTGTTCAAACTTCTTTCTCTTATCTAATTGTTAAGCCTAAAATATTATATCACATGGAGAATGTTTTGGTATTCTCATTTATTCTCTCAAGGAAAACATTAGAAAACTCACTTCCCTTTCTTAGATGGGCGGGAAGTTGGATAAAGGTGCTATATAATATTTCAGAACATCTAAAAAAGATATTTTTTAATATATGCGACAAAACTAAAATTCTTGTTTTAAAAGGGCCACAAAGCGGAGCCCTTTTGCTGTCCTGTGCAAAATGTTTTTTTATAAAGTCTTAAAATTAACATCCTCAATCTCATTTGCGAAGCGCATTAGATCATATTAGATGTCCGTGAAAAAGATTGGTTAGATCATAATTCGAACCTTTGAGGGGTAAACCCCCCAAACTCCTCGAAAACAAAAATCTCTTTTTTTAAAAGATCTTTGTTTGCACAATGCTGCAAACAAATGATATCATATCCTTAACTCTTTTTGAAGGGAGGTAAGAAAAAAAAGAGAAGAGGACCAAAGAAGAAGTATGAATCAATTCATGAAGTGATATTGTGGAAATGTTGGGGATTATCTGGATGTGTTTGTGCTGAAAAACTTCAGCTCCATGTTGGAAGTATACATCGAGGAATTGAAAAGAATAACAGATTTTCGATGTATGAACTTTCAAAGACAGAAGAAGCAAAGAAGGTATCCTTAGGTACATTGAAAAGGATGATTAGTAGATTTCCTTTGATATTACACATTATCATCCTGATAACGATAAGACTATACTTAAAGTGCTTTTTGAAAAGGTAAAAGGGAAGAACGAAGCTAATAACAAAAAGCAAATCAAGTTCAAAGACATAATTACTATCTAACCATTACCCTATTTCAATGACAATTAATTATGATCTAACACGATTTTTAAGAAACATTCCGCTTTTTCATTTGATAAGGGATGAATAAGTAAAATATTCCAAGTATGCTAGTTATTATTCCAAAGACCAAGAACAAACTTTTCAATGAAAAAAATGTTGCCATAATCCCTGCAAATGCATAAGAAAAGGGTCTTAACGAATCATCTATCGTTGATCGCAACGCAAAAACTCGTCCCCTTGTATTTTCAGGGGTAATCCTTTGAATCAAAAGATTTTCATTAATATTTCCAATCTCAGTCATAAACCCTAATATCAACAAGGCAATCAATACGTAAATATAACTGTTAACTATACCAAGAGAAGCCAGGAATACTCCTACCAAAACCGAGGATAACATTAGTGCTACGTACTTCATTTATCTCTTTAATGGATGATAGAACTAGGGCGGTTACAAAAGAGCCTGCTCCCAACATCGTTTGCATAATTCCATACTCACCAGGACCTACTTTCAGTATCTCACTAGCCAATACAGGTAAGAAAACGAATATATTAGTTCCAAAAAAATCATCTAATGTCTCTAAAGTTATCAACCCTTTAAGTTGAACATTGGTCCATATCACTTTGAAACCATCTTTTATTTCTGAAAAAATCATCCCATTTTTTTCTGCTTCTTCTTTTTTTCTGCCTTTTTCTTCTGTTTTTATGAACATTTCAGAGACTGCCGAGAAAATAAAAGTCATCCCATCGATTAAAATTTGCCATTTTATTCCCACTAAAGACACAATCACACCACCAATAGCCATTCCTATAAGTTGAGAAAGTCTATCTGTCATTGAAATCATGGCATTAGCTTGAGAAAGCTCATCATCGTTTACTATAATCGGGATTAAAGACAACAACGCAGGACCGAATAAGGTACCACAGATCTGTAATCCAAAAATGGTTATTATCAATACCCAAATTTGATAGAAATATGTTCCAAAGAAGATACCCAGTAAAATAAGGATTCCACCACTGGTTAAATCTGTTATCACAAGGATATTTTTCTTTTTCCATCTATCTGCCCAAACACCTGCAAAAGGAGAAAAAATAATATTCGTAACAGCAATCGTACTTAAAACAGTACTAACTGCACCCACCCCGCCTATCTCAGCTGCAGCTGACCAAAGAATGGCGATAATAAAAATAGCAGATCCGACACTGGATACTAGCCTACCGAAAAAAAGAAGTAGAAAATTACGGTTTTTTATTAAAAGATGTAAACCTCCAGTTGAATTTGACATTTTATCTCCCTCTTTAAGCTTTTGAATATCATAATAAATATTCCACAAAGATTAAAATATATTACTTTAAAAAAATCAAGTATGTTATTAAATTTTTTAAAGTTATTGATTAATTTGCATAAAAAAAGTAACTCCCGCATGCTACTTCGGGAGTTACCTCATAAGAGAAATTATTATTCCAATTCTTCAAACCTTGTTTCAAGCTTTTCTAATACTCCTGGGAGGGTAGTATACTCCATCTCTTCAGGCGGAAGCCTATGTGGCTCGAAAGGACCTAGTACCCTTATGTAATCTGCCAATTCTAAAGCTTTTTTTCGAGCTAGGTCAAAAGCAGGATCATCAAACAAATCTATGGGACCGATAAAATTACCGTGACTTATCTGGAAGCCCGCTGCAATTACACGAGGTGGCCCATCAAATCGCGTACATTGAGCATCTTTGAATGAAACAGGCATTAAAGGGCCGGCATGTGAACCACGCATCCAACCGCTGACTAAATAAGGCACACTAAAAGGTTCTAACACCTCTCCCAAAGCCGGTAAACCCGATTGTGCTCTTACCAATGCTACTGGATCGTCTTTCCCTACATATTTTTCAGCGATAAAGAACAACTTTTCTGTGCTTACTACTGCAACGGGTTCATCTTTTGGTAAAGGGCTGGAATCCTTGGGGAAAATCCTTTTTATAACATATTTGCTTTTTGCACCTATCAAAGATAAGAAAAGATACAAATCCTCCGGACACTTGAGAAAAATTCTTTTTCTGTCTTTTATATTCCATACTTCAAATATGAAACCATCAATTAGCAAAGGATCTATAATCAATCCTGCAGTATTAAACGGGTCCGCAAAAATTTTGTATATGGGGAAGTTAAAAGAACCTGGTTCTGTTTTATCCATCATAAATGCAACTAAAGTTTCAGACCCCCGTTCTGTAAATTCCATTTCTGCTATACCTGGGCCCATTCCTTTAATATTTCCGCTAAATGCATCTGATAGCAAATCTTGCCCGGCACCGTGTAACTTTAACTCTTTCGCAATCTTGGTTGCTGCTTCAAAAGTTTCCCAAGCGAGTTTATGAATTTCTTCAGAATCGATCCCCCTTCGATGACTCATAAGTAGTTGTAAATCATCGCCTACGTGTAAAACTCTGTAATCTACCAACAATCCGTTTTCTTTTGCCTCCTGTAAGCACTCAGAGGCTTTTTCTTTAAGTTTGGGATGTACAGTTGAATGACCTGGAATCCCTCCAACATCCGCTTTAATTAAACTTACGGTAACTTTTTCCATCTTGCTATCACCTCCACCAGTAATTTATTAATGATATTTAGGAACTCAAAAACTTTTTGTGTGATGCTCCACCACTCTGCTCCCCCAATTATATTTTCTCAACCTTCAATTTAATTATATGTGAATAAAATTATATAGTCAAAGACGATTATTCCTGTTTATAGGCTATTATAACTATTTAGAGGCGATCCTGTGCAGCATGAAAAAAATTTCATAGAAATCATATTTGTTATAAAAATCGAAAAATTTTAAAAAGCTTTCTAATCAATTTTGTAAGAATGAAAAAATGATATAAAATAATACATAGAAAGAAACATGAAATATTTTCTATTTCGTAAAAAAAAGTTATCCTAAGGCTAAACGGTGGTCTAAAAACAGTGATTTTGTATTCAAATTTTATTAAAATACAAGGAAAGATGAGGTAATAATATATGAACAAAGAAAACGATCCCTATGCACTTTTTAACAGTCATGAAGTTGTGAAAGCAATGTCAGATCTAACGTTTATCACTAACGCACCCAATCAAACCCTTAAAGATAGATTTGAACAGTTAATAAAGGATTGTCAATCCTTCGATTGTTTAGTTGCATA
This genomic window contains:
- a CDS encoding MFS transporter, yielding MKYVALMLSSVLVGVFLASLGIVNSYIYVLIALLILGFMTEIGNINENLLIQRITPENTRGRVFALRSTIDDSLRPFSYAFAGIMATFFSLKSLFLVFGIITSILGIFYLFIPYQMKKRNVS
- a CDS encoding MFS transporter codes for the protein MSNSTGGLHLLIKNRNFLLLFFGRLVSSVGSAIFIIAILWSAAAEIGGVGAVSTVLSTIAVTNIIFSPFAGVWADRWKKKNILVITDLTSGGILILLGIFFGTYFYQIWVLIITIFGLQICGTLFGPALLSLIPIIVNDDELSQANAMISMTDRLSQLIGMAIGGVIVSLVGIKWQILIDGMTFIFSAVSEMFIKTEEKGRKKEEAEKNGMIFSEIKDGFKVIWTNVQLKGLITLETLDDFFGTNIFVFLPVLASEILKVGPGEYGIMQTMLGAGSFVTALVLSSIKEINEVRSTNVILGFGRSIPGFSWYS
- the fbp gene encoding fructose-1,6-bisphosphate aldolase/phosphatase, whose product is MEKVTVSLIKADVGGIPGHSTVHPKLKEKASECLQEAKENGLLVDYRVLHVGDDLQLLMSHRRGIDSEEIHKLAWETFEAATKIAKELKLHGAGQDLLSDAFSGNIKGMGPGIAEMEFTERGSETLVAFMMDKTEPGSFNFPIYKIFADPFNTAGLIIDPLLIDGFIFEVWNIKDRKRIFLKCPEDLYLFLSLIGAKSKYVIKRIFPKDSSPLPKDEPVAVVSTEKLFFIAEKYVGKDDPVALVRAQSGLPALGEVLEPFSVPYLVSGWMRGSHAGPLMPVSFKDAQCTRFDGPPRVIAAGFQISHGNFIGPIDLFDDPAFDLARKKALELADYIRVLGPFEPHRLPPEEMEYTTLPGVLEKLETRFEELE